AAAATTGTGATTTTCAAGCCCATTTCGACTTTATTAGAAACCCAATCATATTATAATCATTTTTATGTATACTTTAAAGATCTATACTAAAATCGATTTATGACATATATGCTATTTACATTGTATCAGTACTTTAGCCGTGCCAAAAATCTGAATTTAATTTTTTATTATTACTTTTCTTTTTTTTTTGGTAAGACTATCGAAGAAGTTGGATTACTTGTGGGTGGGTTTCACGAATTTATAGACCGAAGCTCATTTAAACACTTGATTTTTATTGACAAAAAAAGTTAGAAAACCCATTTTAAAACAGTAAAACATAAAAATGGATTCAAATTTTTGTTTGTATTTCTTTTAATCACCTTTTAAAATATGCTACGAAAAAGATATTTGAGATTTAATAGTTTACAATAAACTAAAAATATTAATACAAGGAACTCTTTTTAAAAACCAACTCTTCGGAATTATTTTGTATGACTATGAAACATCAACATTATTAAAAAATTAGTTATCAAATAACACATAAGATTACAATTAATAAATATTTAATTTTCAAAAGAAACAAATCTCGTGCTTTTAAATTGCAAGTCATTATATATATTATTATATTTATATCTTAGTGCATATCATAAATATATAAGACAACTACTACACATATAACAAAAAAAACAATTATAAAAATATAATATGTTATAAAATAATATATTTAAGAAATAGATAATTTCGTGCTTTGAAAACGCGGATCAAAATCTTGTTCTCTTTAAATTCGCAGAAGCATCTTCCATTCCTTCTTGTTTTAGCTGACTAACATTTTTTAGTTTGTATATCAGAAGGGTTCGATTTGTAACTGTTATGAAAGGTAACAAATCAATATCGTATAGATTGATATATATAACAGATTTTTATTTTAAGTAATAAAATTGAAGAAAGACTAAAGAATTACGAAATCAATCTAACATTTGAACTTATTCTTCTCAAGGTGTTTGAAGATTATGTAATGGTTCATGTATGCTGATATGGAACATCTGATATGAAGGAGTTTCAACCAAATGGAAGATAATCTGTATTTTAATTCACAGTGTAAAATTGTACTAATATAGTTTCTGCAGTTTTGTTTGATCGAATAATATAATGGTTGAGCAGATATCGAGTTGGAAAATAAAACAAATTAGTAGTCACATAAGTAAATAAATAAATAAAGTTTAGCAAAGCATGTTTCTAAAACATATTTTATTTTAATGAATATACGTAATTCACGTTCGTTGGTTGTAAAAGAAAGTGATAAAGATGAGAGGGAGAAAACAAAAGAAGAGAAAAAGAAAAAGAAAAAAAGAAAAAAAGAAAGCACTGATCGATGTTCATGTTTCTCTTTTCTCTCAAAATCGTGCTTTCGTACATATATGTTTTTTCATTGGAACCTTTATACTACACACAGTCGCAGAAAAGAACAACTTTTAAGTCCTTTTAAAAGAGATCGACTTTTAAGTTAGATATAATAATAAACTGAGGAAAACTTTAATAGACTTATTCAAAAAGAGAATATAACTGTGCGTAAAATATATATTATATATGTTGAAAATATACGTTCATTGAGCTAATTTTGCTGACGTTATTCATTTTTTTGTGTGCACCAATGCTTTTGCTGACTTTATTCACAATCCTCTCAATGTGATTGAATTTATGTTTATAGCTAAAAAAAAGTTTATAGCCAAATTAATCGAGAAACAGTTGAGGTAAACAAGTATAATTTTAACTTTTGTAAGAAAAATTATATTGTACACATATAACTATTATAGAATTTTGGATTCTTCATTCTAGAATTTTGATCACATGCATGTTCGATGGATATGGAGTACTAATACATATTACATTGCGTGGTAAATTTTCTAGACAAATGTGCATTATAAGAACAAAGGAAGGCTAGTCATGTTCTGCATAGATAAAACTATGTATATGCGTGTGTATATAAGCACACATAGAGCGTGATTGGATGGGTGTTTTAGAATAATATTTTACTCCAGATTTAAAGTTACTCCAAATTCAGCTAAAATTCTATCAATCGGGTAAAACACTAAAATTTTGTTGTTACTCTAGTTACTATTTAAAAAGAAAGAAAAGCACTCTAGTTTTTACTCTAGATATAACTATAGTAACTAATATTACTCTGCATTTCTCTCTCTTTCCACCTTCTCACCTTTTTTAATTTATTCCACGTTTCACTTTTACATTTAATCTAAACTAGATACGGATCCGCGCTGTGCGCGGATACTGTTTTGCTAAATCTTCCTTAAAATTATTTGGATTATATCATACGATTTTCAAATTTTTGGTTTATATTTTTGTTATATAATATATATGATATATTTTCTTTACGGGTATAGAATGGATTTGGCCTATAATATAGGGCTGATACTTTTAACCAAACTCGCCGAACCGAACCAAACCAAAATATGGTAAGTTCGGTGAGAAATTCGGTTCGATTTGGCAGGTTTATAAAAACTTTGGTTTTCAGTTCGGTTAGGTTCGGTAATCGGTTAGTTGGGTTTTTCAAAAAAAATATTGTTAACCAAATTTCAAATTAAACTAACCAAAAGTTTGAAATGAAGTAACCAAACTACCCAAAATTACACAAAAATTTGAACCGAACTAACTCAATTAACCAAAATTTTGAACCAAATTAACCAAACTAACCGACTTTACCTAAATTTTTAACCAAAATATAATCAAAACCAAAAACTTTGGTTAGTTTCGGTAAAAAAAATAGAAATGAACTACCTAGATACCGAATCAAATTAAACTATTTTACTTTTTGATTTGGCAAGAGTTTAGTCAAACCAAACTACCCAAAAACTGAACTACCCGAACCCGCATGCCTACTATAATATATGTTGTACATGGTGTTAATTTATAATGTGTAATGTTTCATATGTTAATTTAGTGTGTTGAGTTGGCGATTAATTATGAAATTATTTTCCTTAAATTAAAGAGTTAATTTTGTTTTATTTTTTATATTTTTTTAATTACATTATACAAAATAATTGTTTTTAATAATTTAATTAGTTAATAATTAAAAAAAACAAAATAAAAATAACCAACGCACTTTTCAAATCTAACAGATAAAGGAAAATAAATAAAATAGATTTGATCAAATCTATAAAACTGTTGTTAGAATATTCGTCCTAAATGATTGTATGTAGATCTTTATTAGATATATAGATTTTTGAAAATTTGAAATACAATATATATATATGTAAGAAATATAAAGAATTGTACCGTGTGTTATGACCAAAAAAAGAAGAAAACGTTTGTAATGATGTGAACCAGATCTATACTTATATGGTTCTAGATATATGACATTCAAGCTTACTTGATGACTATGTTGTGTTCATAATGACAGGTTAATGTAAGTCTAACAGATGAAGAAGTGACTCGGTTAGATGTCATTTGATAAACTTTGAATAAAAGTCATATCATGTACTACTTTGTGATAGACTATGAAACTATGTATTATTCAAACCTCACGTAAATATAAAGGTTGTTATGTTAGAATGTTTAGTACGATTAAAGATAGACACATATGAATTGATTATATTTTGGTGTGTTGTAGGTGCAATTCGTGAATGGAAGAGAAGCAAATATAATTTATCAAGTTAATGTTCAGTTTTAAGTTAGTATAAACCCAAACTATAAGCAGAGACGTGAGATGTGTAGACATGTCTTGATTAGTGTAAAGAGTATTTGAAAATTTTATTGTTTTTTGTATAGATAACCGAGGGATGATTTATGTGAAGTTTGTTCAGATTAGATATTTCGGTTGATGTTATATAAGTAATGTGCAATATTAATGATAGATTTTTGATTGAGTCTAAAATTTAAATGACAACCTTAAACAGTAGATAAAAAGCAGGACCCTAAATTAATAGATTAGATTATGCTATAGTTAACCAATCAAACCTATAATTAGTTGTTACTTGTAAAGGTGGGATACCTTGTCTTCTGCCATCTTTCTTTCTTTTCTTATGAATTAGGTGACTAATTTCTGTTGGCTGCCCATTTTTATTTTATTTTTTCCCTTGAAATCTTAATATGTTCATTAGTACTGTTTCTTTTGGGTTCGGAAATTAACTTTATAAAAAGCTCTCTTTTAAAAGAAAAGCAAAATCTTTTGTATGGGGTTTTGTTCTTTAATCCTATCTTTAATAAAGTGATTTAAAATTAATCAAATGAATAAAGAACAGGAATTATTAACTATTTTCTCTCTTTAATGACTATTATAGAGATATGACTTGTACTTTATTGATTTTGTTAGAATAAAATGACAAATGATCAATTATCCATTTCTATCCCAACATTTCGGACTATGCTCTTATATACTTGAACTTGCCGTCTTTCAATACAAATGAGAAGATCAAATTATATTTTTTTTTCCATATGGTCGTGCTCATAATGTAAATTAGTTCTATAATCTTGTGTCCACAGTTTTGAAAGTAATTATATATACATTAGGCTTATGAGGAGAACATGTTCCATACTGATAAGAAGTTTCTTTCCGAGTCCGGCACAGTGTGGTCGAGTGGAAAGAGACAGGACTGGGACACTAACAGATTCCAAATTCGATTCACCTACCAGCGAAATTAAGTCATATTATTCGTAAAATACCACACGGATATAGACCCATATTTTCGGACTCATTAGCATGAGATGGCTTATCTGTGAGATGCACATGTCTTTGTGAATTAGTCTGAGTTCTGTCATAGGTTTGGAATACCAATTAATTAAAAAAAAATATTTCCAAGGGTTTCCACTTTTAATACTAATGGTTCCATATTCCACAGTTTTTAAGAGACATCTAAAAGAATTAATAAAAGTGATGTTCGTTTGGTTGTCGCAGCTACCTGCGTCTGCGGCTGCGGCAATATTGTTTTGTAGAAATCGTGTTCGTTTGGATGACGCAGGAAGCTGCGTCTGACGCCGCGTCCGAACGCCGCGTCATGCGGCTAACGCCGATAAAACCCGCGGTCGCGACGTAAATTATGCGGCCAATAACGTAATTTACTATTTTGCCCTTAATATGTTTCAGTATTTACAAAAATATTTAATCCTAGATTGACGCAGACGCATCTTTTTTCCAATTGACGCAACCTTGCTCGATCTCTCTCGATCTCCATCTCATCTCTCTCCATCTCAGGCAGACCTCGAGCTCTCTCGTCTCCATTTCGGACACAGACCTCGAGCTCTCTCATCTCCATCTCACACAGCCACAAGCTCTCTCATCTCCATACCTCGAGCTCTCTCATCTCCATACCTCGAGCTCTCTCATCTCCATCTCACACAACCACAAGCTCTCTCATCTACACACCTCGAGCTCTCTCATCTCCATCTCCATCTTCGACGTAGACCTCGAGCTCTCTCATCTCCATCTCATCTCTAGACCTCGAGCTCTCTCCTCTCTGACGCAGCACGAGCTCTCTCTTCTCCTCCGATTTGGGTTTCAAGCATAGTTGAGGTAACTGTTGTATTTCATATGAGTTTTTGGGCGTGGGTTTTGGATCCAAGATCCAAGTTCATAACTAAGACAAGAAGAAGCTGATAGTGATGGTCTTTGTTCTAAAGCATTTAGGATATGGGTTTGTGTCTGATGGGGATGGTTTACTGATGCTTTAGTTCATAACTATCAGTTTCCTCTGATACTGTATTGATATGTACTTCATCATAGCTATTGGAAAGAAGTGCTTGACGAGAGGCATAAAATCAACTGGGTGCTTGCAAAAACCTTGTCGCTAGAGCTTGTCTGGACCGTTGACTGGTGGGAAGGAGTAAAGGTACCCTCTTTTCCCTATTTATATGCTACTGGGTTCTTTCTACTGACTGCATTTGTCTAAGCTAACTTGAGTTTTGGTGTGTGAGGAGTTTGCTTGATATGTTGTTTGCTTGTGTGACATGTTCTGTTAGAATGACAGAATTATTGAGAGTTTATTTCTGGGGAATGAAGAACATGAAGAACATGAGAGAAAGAGAAAGTATGAGAGAGATGTAGATTTCAAAATGTAAGAGAGAGAAGGAGAGAATAGTTTCCTTCATTTAATTGTAGATCTGGATACAAGTATTTAAAGGCAAGTTGTCTCAGTACACAATACAATAAAATATTCATTATTTTAAAATATTTTCAACGGTCTTCTTCTCTCTTCTTCTTCTCTTCAATAAAATACTCCAGTATAATAATCCTTATAAAGCCTTATAAAACCTTATAAGTCTCTAGCTTAATTCTCAAGTTTGGCAGCTTACTTCTCAAGTCTGGCAGCTTACTTCTCAAGTCTGGCAACTTTCTTCTCAAGTCTTGCAGCTTACTTCTCAAGTCTGACAGCTTACTTCTGCTTCATGTCAACACTCCTGCTCAAGCTTGACCATATTGAACAAGTCAAGCTTGGAAGCCATGAAGTATTCCCTCATTAAAACCTCAACTAGGTAAAACCCTTTGGGAGAAAACCCAAGTCAAGGAAAAAAAGTAGAACACTTCATGAAGGAGATATCAGTGACATGAGAGGTCTATGAGTCTCAATTTTGGATGAATGAACTCACAGACTTTAGTGCTTGCTGCCTTGGTGAAGATATCAGCTAACTGATCTTCACTTCTAGTATAGCAAGGTAAAATGATCTTCTGCTCCACAGCTTGTCTCACCTTGTGACAGTCAACTTCAATGTGCTTTGTCTTCTCATGAAACACTGAGTTTTATGCTATATGTATCGCCGCCTGATTGTCACAGTGCATTGTGATTGGTGTTGTTGTCTCTATGCCCAAATCCTTTAGTAAGTTTATGATCCAAATGAGCTCACTAGTAAGCTTCCTCATTGCTCTATACTCTGCTTCAGCACTTGAACAAGACACCACCTTCTGCTTCTTGCTCTTCCATGTGACCAGGTTTCCTCCAATGAAGGTGCAGTAGCCTGTATTTGATCTCCTATCATCTCTGTCTCCAGTCCAATCAGCATCACAATACCCAACAACTTCAGTACTCTTGTTACATGCCATCCATACTCCTTGGCCAGGCGCTTCTCTTAGGTACCTTAAGATCCTCTCCACCATATTCCAATGATGCACCTTAGGAGCTCCCATGTGTTGACTCACATGATTCACAGCAAAGCACACATCTGGGCTGGTGATGGTTAGATAGATGAGCTTGCCCACCATTCTTCTATATTTCTTGATATCTCCAAATGGTGATCCAAATGGTGTAGACTCATACTCCCCCTCTCTCAGCACCTTGTATCCTTCTTCTAATGGAGTCTTGGCCTTTTTACTCCCAAGGTTTCCTGCCTCATTTAAAATATCAAGTGTGTACTTTCTTTGAGATAAGAATAACCCCTCTTTAGAGCGGCATATCTCAATCCCAAGAAAATACTTCAACTATCCTAAATCTTTGATATCAAATGCATTTTAAAGAAATATTTTAGTTGAGAGAATACCTTCCTTGTTGCTACCAGTGATGATAATGTCATCCACATAGACTAAGATGACCACAATACCTTGTAATTACTAGTTAATGTGAAGAGGGTGTGTGATCAGCTTCTGACTTTACAAAGCCTCTTCCATTGAAGGTGGTGAGACTTTAGTTGGAGTTCTATTGATCAGATAAGTAGCAGACATCAGAACATCACTCCAGAATCCTTTTGGAACATTCGTGTGGAACATCATTGATCTTGCTACCTCCATCAAAAACACCATGTTGGAGTTTTCCCTCATGTAGAGATATGGACCAGTGGACAATAGATTGTTCCTACTGATTTTGAGATAAACTGGACTTTAATGAAGCTTTTCCTGATATGGCTGAAGCTTTCTTGAGTTCCAAAGAATAGGGTACTCCTCTATCTTGAGTTCTGGTGAGGTTCTTCTCTTTTGAAAGACCTTTGGACCAGTGGATAAAAGGATGTATCCAACAGATTTTGAAGATAATCTGAGAAAGTAAGAA
The DNA window shown above is from Brassica oleracea var. oleracea cultivar TO1000 chromosome C3, BOL, whole genome shotgun sequence and carries:
- the LOC106330884 gene encoding uncharacterized mitochondrial protein AtMg00810-like; protein product: MVFLMEVARSMMFHTNVPKGFWSDVLMSATYLINRTPTKVSPPSMEEAFNKEGNLGSKKAKTPLEEGYKVLREGEYESTPFGSPFGDIKKYRRMVGKLIYLTITSPDVCFAVNHVSQHMGAPKVHHWNMVERILRYLREAPGQGVWMACNKSTEVVGYCDADWTGDRDDRRSNTGYCTFIGGNLVTWKSKKQKVVSCSSAEAEYRAMRKLTSELIWIINLLKDLGIETTTPITMHCDNQAAIHIA